One Candidatus Nitrotoga arctica genomic window, GTTCTGGTGGTATATATCGCCGTACGTCACTACGCTGTCGCCGTTTTTGGCCCAAACCAGGTCATATACGTTCTCCACGTCCTGCAAATACATCGCCAGACGTTCCAATCCATAAGTAATTTCGCCCAGTACCGGGCGGCAGGGCAGCGAGCCAACTTCCTGAAAATAGGTGAACTGCGTCACCTCCATGCCATCTAGCCATACTTCCCAGCCCAAGCCCCATGCGCCCAGCGTGGGCGATTCCCAATCGTCTTCCACAAAGCGGATATCGTGTTCACCAGTATTAATACCCAGCGCGCGCAGACTGTCGAGATAGAGTTCCTGGATGTTCGCAGGCGAAGGCTTGAGTACAACTTGATACTGGTAATAATGCTGTAACCGGTTCGGGTTTTCGCCGTAGCGTCCGTCTTTGGGGCGACGTGAAGGCTGCACATAAGCGGCGCGCCAAGGCTCCGGGCCGATCGCACGCAAAAAGGTGGCGGTGTGAAAAGTGCCTGCGCCCATTTCGATATCATAGGGTTGCAACAGAGCGCAACCCTGCTTGTCCCAGAATTGCTGTAGCGTCAGGATGATTTGCTGAAATGTGAGCATGTGACAAAACCGGCGTGATTTGTGAAAGTCGCTATTTTATTCCAATTTCAATTGGATAGTGGAACAAGGCGGGGGCGAGCGAACAATGCAGAAAACATTGTCTGTTTTATGAAGACAAATATCGACTAGTAGATCGTTCCGTTAAAACAATTACAAATAATCCGTTCGGACTGAGCTTGTCGAAGGCCGGTATTGGCGCTGGACTAGCGGTTCGACAAGCTCACCGCGAACGGTAATGGTTTTGCTTGAACGCACCACTAGCCAAGTGATGCCCGTGTCGAAATCCAGCCATTCAAAAATGGGCCGGCTTCAACCCATTGGACTCCCACCTGTTCGAACGTAAGCCTGATTTCGGCTCATCGAAAGGCGGGAATAACAGCATTTTTAGAGGTTATTGGATTACGACTTTATAGCCCGTAATACCGTAGCTCCTATGTCGGCTGGATTACGCACAACGAACATACCCAGTGCTTCCATCATGTCAATTTTAGCGGTTGCGGTATCGGACTCATTGCTGATAATCGCGCCGGCATGCCCCATGCGGCGTCCAGGAGGGGCCGATAAGCCTGCGACATAGCAGATTAGCGGTTTGCGCATGTTTTTCTTGGCCCAGCGGGCTGCATCTACTTCCTGTGGACCTCCGATTTCACCAATCATGAGTACAGCATCGGTATCTGGATCATCTTCAAATGCCTTTAATACAGTCGCGAAGTCAGTTCCATTTACGGGGTCGCCTCCGATACCGATAGATGATGATTGACCGAGGCCGAGTTCGCTCATCTGGGCGACAGCCTCATAGTTCAGTGTGCCGGAGCGTGAAACAATTCCGATTCTCCCCGGGCTGTAGATGTGAGAAGGCATGATGCCAACCTTGCCCACGCCTGGTGTAATAATGCCGGGTGTATTCGGGCCGATGATAATTGAGTTGGTGCCCAGCCGGTAGCGCTCCACACGCACCATGTCCTGAACAGGTATGCCATCCGCGATGACAACAATCGTTTTGATCCCCGCATCGATAGCTTCCATGATCGCATCGGCGGCGAAGGGAGGAGGGGCGAAAATACCGGAAACGTCTGCGCCTGTTGCCTGCACTGCTTCCTCAACGGTATCAAATACAGGTAAGCCCAAGTGTTGCGTTCCGCCCTTGCCTGGCGTCACGCCACCGACCACCTTAGTGCCAATTTTCATCGCTTCTTCGGCGTGAAAGGTGGCGTGTTGCCCGGTAAATCCCTGAAAGATTACACGCGAATCTTTATTTAATAACACACTCATGAGTGTTCCTTTTTTAGCGGTATCACTTTTTGTACAATATTGTTTACTTCAGTTACCGCTTTTGCGGCAGCATCATTGAGATTGCTGGCGATAATGAAGGGGAATTTGGAGGTGCTGAGAATAGCTCGCCCTTCTTCAACATTTGTACCTGCCAACCGTACGATGATAGGCATTTTTATATTCTGGTCACGCATGGCTTGAATAATTCCTGTGGCGATCCAGTCACAGCGATTGATCCCAGCAAAAATATTAATCAGGATAATTTTAACGGCCGGGTCCTGCAACACGATGTGAAAAGCATTAGCAACCTTTTCCGGTGTGGCTCCGCCCCCCACATCCAGGAAATTTGCCGGTCTTCCGCCATGCAGAGTAATCGCATCCATAGTTGCCATTGCCAGGCCAGCACCATTGACGATGCAGCCAACATCACCGTCCAGTGCAATGTAATTCAAGCCATGTCCAGTAGCCTCCACCTCCTTTGGATCCTCTTCGTCAAAATCCCGGAGTTCGGAAATTGTTGGTCTGCGGTACAGTGCATTATCATCAAAAGACATTTTTGCATCCAGAGCTAACAGCTGACCACTGTCTACGATAGCCAGCGGATTGATTTCAGCCATGATGGCATCATTGTCTCGCATACAACGATAAAGACCCTTCATGACCTTTACTGCCTGCGGCAATAGCGTACCTTTTAACCCAACCTTATAGGCAACCTTACGACATTGAAAATCGAGCAGGCCCACCGCTGGATCAATTATTTCCCTGATGATTCGTTCCGGTGTTTGCTGCGCAACCACCTCTATGTCCACACCCCCTTCGGCGGAGGCAACCAAAGTGATTCGCCGCGTAGCACGATCAATAACCAGCCCGATGTAATACTCGCGCACAATAGTGCTCGCTTGTTCAACCAGGACACGACGGACAAGCCTGCCTTCAGCCCCAGTCTGATGGGTAACCAGAAGGCTGCCAATTATTTCATCGGCGATTACTCTTACTTCATCAATGCTATTGGCTACCCGGACACCACCCGCTTTGCCACGGCCCCCGGAATGTATCTGCGCCTTGACAACCCAACGTGCCCCTCCTATTTCTTCCGCAACAGTGGCCGCTTGGGCGTCAGTGTGAACGACGCGCCCCGGTGGTACGGGAACGCCATAATGTTTAAGCAAATCTTTAGTTTGATATTCATGAATATTCATGGCAAATTACTCACTTAAGTCCAGGCTTGGCCGCCTGTATCTGATCTGCCTTGGCAACTAAAACCTGTGCCTGTCTGATGGATGCCGCATCGATAAGGCGACCATTAAGCGAAACCGCCCCCTTGCCTTCGCGCGCGGCTTGTTCCATGTTTTCCAGAATACTTCTGGCGCGGCTAACTTCTGCCTCGCTGGGTGTGAACACTTCGTTGGCTAACGCAATTTGTGACGGATGAATGGCCCATTTTCCTTCAACTCCCAGTGCGGCTACACCGCCCGCAACTGCCATAAAGCCTTCCGGATCGTTAAAGTCACCAAATGGGCCGTCGATCGGTCTCAGGCCATAAGCGCGACAAGCAACTACCAATCTCGATAGCGCGTAATGCCATTGATCACCCCAATGACGTGTTCGCTTCCCAGCTTCATCGGCGTCGGTAAGCATGGAGTAATTAGGGTTAGCGCCGCCCATATTGGTCGTGCGTGCCTGTGTAGACGCTGCGTAATCGGCCACACCAAATACCATCGCCTCCATACGGGTTGGGCATGCTTGAGCGATTTGTTCGATATTCGCCATGCCGAGTGCTGTCTCAATAAGCACGTGGATATTGACCGGCTTGAATTTCTTTGCCGCCTCGATTTGTTCCATCAGCGTTGCGACAAAATAGACATCGTCTGGCCTGTTAACTTTTGGAATCAGGATGGTATCGAGCTTATCTCCGGCGGCCTCCATCACATCTACGATATCGCGGTAGCACCAATGCGTATCGAGTCCATTGATTCGCACTGAAACAGAACATGCAGACCAATCCATGTCATTTAATGCCGCTATGACATTTTTGCGTGCCTGCTCTTTATCATCCGGCGCAACCGCGTCCTCCAAGTCCAGAAAGACCACATCAGCACCTGCTGTTGGCGCTTTTTCAAGCATACGTAGATTACTGCCCGGAACGGCCAATTCGCTACGATGAAGTCGAGTTTTAACTGCCACTATATTTTCCCCTTGATTTGTATATTTATTTATTGAGGTGATGCAACACCATGTAATCGGTATGGTTTTCCTGGGTGCAAACTATATCACGATGTTAGCTCGTCTTCATATTTGACCATTATGTGCGTCAAGATCTCCTACCATATCGATGCAACCATCTGGCCAGAAGATTGAATATTCAAACCTCGTTAGTTTTCTGGTTCTCGCTTGGGCATTAGTCAGAAGATTAATTATCGGATGCAATGGAAGGATCTATGAAGATAGCGTACATCAAAGGGAAGTGGTCTGCGTCTACCAGATTGCGCTTGGCTCCTTGGACACCAACCAGATCACCTGCACGGATCCATGATTTTTTTCGAACTCATTTTATTCTCACTCATCTTTAGCCTTTGTTCTCCAGGAATTTTTCTTGTAAATAGCAAAAAATGATCAAAAACAAACAATTTTTGTTGCAGATCAGGCACAAATTCTGTGAATTTCTGTTATTTATCGGTATGGTTGACGATCAAACCGTTTCCCGGTACATTCAGATTCGGTGAAAAAGGACGTTTATTTTCCCTATACACTGAACAACAATTATATTCAAATTTGGAATTTATAATACTAACAATCACAAAGGAAAAAATATGTTCAGTAAAATTTTGGTAACAATGGCAATGATCGGTTCAATGTCCTTATTTTCACAAGCAGCTCTTGCCAATATTGGCGATGCTTGCAACAAAGACAACGCTACGACAGTATGTGACGCTAAGCATAATGAAGCATGCCTTTTGGCAGTTACACCATCTAAATGTATCGCGCTTCATTCACTTCCAAAAGGTACGGCGTGTGTGAAACCTGCCGTATGCTCATCAGACAAATGCACAGCTGGAAAATGTGAGTAACTATTGCTGAGATAGTTTCTAGTTGAAGAACCCCGAATTTAATAAATTCGGGGTTCTTTGTTATTTATAACTGTAGCGTTCGTACATGGATGACTATGCATTACGCCAGAATGCTATTTGAAAGGGGTCTCTACGCCATTTAGTGATTAGGCAAACCGGGCATGTCTTAAATGCTATAAGTCCAGATTTTTTGCGGGCTATAAGTAATTTTTTGCCAGTTGCATTTCTTGTCAAACTCTGCTGAAATTCAGCATCCCGTTAATTTTCTATATTAATTTTCATGCTAGCATCAGAAGATGGATTGCCATGCAATCGTGACGTGCATGAAGATCTGCTCCGTAAACTGCGAAAGCTGTTACCGCCAGAAGCCGTACTCACTGATAAAGAAGATCTACGTCCGTTCGAGTGCGACGGGCTATCGGTTTATCGCCGTTTGCCCTTGGTCGTAGTTTTGCCTGAAACGATCGCGCAGGTGCAGGCCATCATGCGTCTATGTCATGTGTTGCAGGTGCCCGTTGTGGCGCGTGGTGCAGGTACTGGTTTGTCCGGCGGGGCTCTGCCTTTGTCGGATGGCGTGCTGCTGAGCCTGGCAAAATTTAAGCGCATACTCCATATCGATCCAGAAAATGCGATGGCCACTTTGCAACCGGGTGTGCGCAACCTGGCAATTTCTGAGGCTGCCGCCGCGTATGGTTTGTATTACGCGCCTGATCCTTCCTCGCAGATTGCTTGCACCATTGGCGGCAATGTCGCGGAAAATTCCGGCGGGGTGCATTGCCTGAAATATGGCCTGACAGTACACAACATTTTGATGCTGAAAGTTGTGACGATGGAGGGAGAGTTGCTGACCATCGGTTCAGAAACACTGGATTCTCCGGGCTATGATCTGCTGGCATTGATGACTGGCTCGGAAGGCATGCTGGCGGTGATCGTTGAGGTTACGGTGAAGCTGCTGGCGAAGCCGGAGCGCGCGCAAGTTTTGCTGGCGGCCTTTGATGATGTCTTCAAAGCCGGGGAAGCAGTCGGCGCGATTATCGCTGCCGGTATTATTCCGGCCGGTCTGGAAATGATGGACAAGGTGGCCATTCAGGCGGCAGAAGATTATGCGCATGCCGGTTATCCTCGTGATGCAGAGGCGATTTTGCTGTGCGAACTGGATGGCACCAATGCGGAAGTATCCGAGCACATCATGGAAGTGCGCGAAATATTGCATCAGAGTGGCGCGACCGAGGTGCGCACTGCCGTTAACGAAGCAGAACGACAACTGTTCTGGAAGGGACGTA contains:
- the glyQ gene encoding glycine--tRNA ligase subunit alpha, whose translation is MLTFQQIILTLQQFWDKQGCALLQPYDIEMGAGTFHTATFLRAIGPEPWRAAYVQPSRRPKDGRYGENPNRLQHYYQYQVVLKPSPANIQELYLDSLRALGINTGEHDIRFVEDDWESPTLGAWGLGWEVWLDGMEVTQFTYFQEVGSLPCRPVLGEITYGLERLAMYLQDVENVYDLVWAKNGDSVVTYGDIYHQNEVEQSKYNFEYSNVEMLFRHFNEYETEAKHLIAVELVLPGFEMVMKCSHSFNMLDARGAISVTERAAYIGRVRTLSRLVAQAYYNSREALDFPMCKTGETK
- the sucD gene encoding succinate--CoA ligase subunit alpha; translated protein: MSVLLNKDSRVIFQGFTGQHATFHAEEAMKIGTKVVGGVTPGKGGTQHLGLPVFDTVEEAVQATGADVSGIFAPPPFAADAIMEAIDAGIKTIVVIADGIPVQDMVRVERYRLGTNSIIIGPNTPGIITPGVGKVGIMPSHIYSPGRIGIVSRSGTLNYEAVAQMSELGLGQSSSIGIGGDPVNGTDFATVLKAFEDDPDTDAVLMIGEIGGPQEVDAARWAKKNMRKPLICYVAGLSAPPGRRMGHAGAIISNESDTATAKIDMMEALGMFVVRNPADIGATVLRAIKS
- the sucC gene encoding ADP-forming succinate--CoA ligase subunit beta; this translates as MNIHEYQTKDLLKHYGVPVPPGRVVHTDAQAATVAEEIGGARWVVKAQIHSGGRGKAGGVRVANSIDEVRVIADEIIGSLLVTHQTGAEGRLVRRVLVEQASTIVREYYIGLVIDRATRRITLVASAEGGVDIEVVAQQTPERIIREIIDPAVGLLDFQCRKVAYKVGLKGTLLPQAVKVMKGLYRCMRDNDAIMAEINPLAIVDSGQLLALDAKMSFDDNALYRRPTISELRDFDEEDPKEVEATGHGLNYIALDGDVGCIVNGAGLAMATMDAITLHGGRPANFLDVGGGATPEKVANAFHIVLQDPAVKIILINIFAGINRCDWIATGIIQAMRDQNIKMPIIVRLAGTNVEEGRAILSTSKFPFIIASNLNDAAAKAVTEVNNIVQKVIPLKKEHS
- a CDS encoding HpcH/HpaI aldolase/citrate lyase family protein: MAVKTRLHRSELAVPGSNLRMLEKAPTAGADVVFLDLEDAVAPDDKEQARKNVIAALNDMDWSACSVSVRINGLDTHWCYRDIVDVMEAAGDKLDTILIPKVNRPDDVYFVATLMEQIEAAKKFKPVNIHVLIETALGMANIEQIAQACPTRMEAMVFGVADYAASTQARTTNMGGANPNYSMLTDADEAGKRTRHWGDQWHYALSRLVVACRAYGLRPIDGPFGDFNDPEGFMAVAGGVAALGVEGKWAIHPSQIALANEVFTPSEAEVSRARSILENMEQAAREGKGAVSLNGRLIDAASIRQAQVLVAKADQIQAAKPGLK
- a CDS encoding FAD-linked oxidase C-terminal domain-containing protein, whose protein sequence is MLASEDGLPCNRDVHEDLLRKLRKLLPPEAVLTDKEDLRPFECDGLSVYRRLPLVVVLPETIAQVQAIMRLCHVLQVPVVARGAGTGLSGGALPLSDGVLLSLAKFKRILHIDPENAMATLQPGVRNLAISEAAAAYGLYYAPDPSSQIACTIGGNVAENSGGVHCLKYGLTVHNILMLKVVTMEGELLTIGSETLDSPGYDLLALMTGSEGMLAVIVEVTVKLLAKPERAQVLLAAFDDVFKAGEAVGAIIAAGIIPAGLEMMDKVAIQAAEDYAHAGYPRDAEAILLCELDGTNAEVSEHIMEVREILHQSGATEVRTAVNEAERQLFWKGRKSAFPAVGRISPDYYCMDGTIPRRQLPHVLRQISLWSEEYGLPVANVFHAGDGNLHPLILFDANKEGELARTEEFGQRILQLCVEVGGSITGEHGIGMEKINQMCIQFKTAELSQFHAVKAAFDPAGLLNPGKAVPTLQRCAEFGAMHVHHGQLPHAELERF